The Sorangiineae bacterium MSr11954 DNA segment GTCTCTGGGTGCGTACGCTGCCCGAGAGCCCGACGCGCGAATTCACCGACCTGATCGCCAATGCTCTCGGCCCACGCGACCACGCGCTCGGGCGGCCACTTGCCATAGTCGCGGTGCTCGCGTGGCCGGTGTTCGTCGCAGATCACCGCCGTGCCCTTCGGACCATAACTGCGCACGTGGGACGCCACGCGCTCGCTCTGGTGCAGGATCTCGACACTCGTCGCGGTTGCACGAATCTCCACCTCGGCCCCCACCATCGTGTACGGCACGCTGTACAGTCGGTGCTCGTAGTCGACGCAGTAATCAATATTGACCTTCACCTTTCGCCACTTCGCGATCTGGTAGCGGTGAGCGGGCAGAGGGCGCATGGCGGGCTTGTCGATCGTCTCGAAGGCCGAGTGCCGGCATCCTTCGAGCTTTTGAAACGGGCGCTTGTTGAGCTGCTCGAGCAGCTCGCGGACCGCCACATTGAGCTCACCGGGTGAGAAGAAAGTCCGATTCCGGAGCGCCGCGAGGATCCACCGCTGCGCGATCAAAACGCCTCCCTCGACCTTCGCTTTGTCCCTCGGCTTTCTCGGCCGCGCCGGAATCACCGTTACGCCGTAGTGCTGCGCCATCTCGAGGTAGGTCGGGTTGATGTCCGGCTCGTACCGATCCGGCCCCGAAACGGCGCTGCGAAGTTGATCGGGCACGACGACCTCGGGGACGCAGCCGAAGTACTCGAAGGCGCGGATCGTCGAGCCGACGAAGTCGGCGACCTTCTGCGTGCGCGTCGCCTCGGCGTACGTATAGTTGCTCGCGCCGAGCACCGCGACGAACAGCTCGACTTCGTAAACCTCTCCGGTCGATGGATGGACGACGTGTGGCTTTCTCCCTGAGTAATCGATGAACATCTTTTCGCCGGCACGATGCACCTGGCGCATGACGACGCTCAGCTTCTTCTTCCACTGGGCATACAAGGCGCAAAAGCGGCTGTATTCGTAGGCTTTGAGCGGTGCCTGACCCATCGCCCCATCGCGGTACTCGACCCACAACGTTTGCAACGTGACCGCCGGACGCGACAGCTCTCGATGCACCCACGCGAAATCGATCGGCACGCGCGACGGCGGCTCGTTACGGCCACCATCGTGGAACAACCGCCCCTCCACCTCGGCGTCGCTCAGCAACCGGGCCTCCGCCCACGCGAGCCCCGCGGCACGTGCGCGCGCCAGGTAATCGCCGACGGTCGTCTCACCGATTGCCACCGACGCCGCGATCTCGGCGTGGCTGCGCCCGCACTCGAACTTCAATCTGAGAACTTCTCGGACCTTCCGCATGGACACTCGCTCCGACATCGCGCCTGTCTACGCGATGAAGCTGTGACCCTGCTCGCCGCTGCGGGGGGGACCGCCCCCTTTGGAATGCGTCCCCGGGTGCCTAGGAATCGGCCCCCGGGTGTCGTTGGAATGCGTCCCCGGGTGCCCAGGAATCGGCCCCCGGGTCACGTTGGAATGAGGCCCCGGGTGTCGTTGGAATCGATCCCCGAGTCACGTCGGAATACGCACGCAAACATCAATCCGCCCCCGATATCCGAGCACGCGGCGAGCACCGAAGCGCAAACCCTGTTCAACGCGGGCCTCCAACTTTGGAAGAACGCATCGAGTGGCGCTGCTCGCAAAAAGTTCGCCGAAGCGGCCCAACTCGACCCCGGCCTCGCTCCGGCGCATCTCTACTTCGTGGCGGCATCCGAGTGGCTCGAGCCCGATGTACGAACCCATTTTTCAGAGGCGCGAGCGCTCCGGAACCGATTGTCTCTCACCCAAAGCGCACTTCTCGATGCGCTCGCACCGCTGATGCAGGAGCCGCCGGACCACGAATCGGCCACCCGTCACCTCCGAGCTCTCACCACCGAATTTCCGCAAGACGAGATCGGATGGATCGTTCGCGGAGCCAATGAAATCCGCGTGCAGGATCCGACGACGCTGCTTGCAACCGTACAGCACATCGAAGGCGCTCTCGCCCATTGGTACCGCGGACGGGCCGCCGATCTGCTGGAAGATGTCGCTGGTGCGCGCAAATCCTTCCAGGAGTGCGCGGCCACCGCGCCGCGGGGCGGCATCGATTGCCTCCTTTGGCTCGCGGGAATCGAAAGCAACGAAGGTGCGTGCGAAGACGCGGCCCTCGCTGCGAAGCAGCTCATCGCCATCGACAGCTCCGCACCCCAAGGGTACCACTGGCTTGCGAGAGCCGAGTTTGGCCGCAGTCAGCAGACGAGCGCCGTACGCGCCATTCTGGAGGAGCGCTGGGCGCGCCTTCCCGAGCCGCAGCGCGAAGCCGAACATCGGCGCGATGAGTTCGACCTCGCTGTGCTCGATGGTCGATTCGAACAAGCCTATGAATCGCTCGACGCGTGGGACCACGCCATCGCACATTCCGCGGACGCCCACGAACGAGCGATGCCATTCACCTGCCGAATCGATCTGGACCTGGAGCTGGGTCGCACGGAAGCGGCCCGTCGCGCGGCAACGAGCTTTGTCGAAGCGTCGCAAGCTTGGCTCCCTGAAGAAACCTGGGATATGCCCGCCGAACGAACACGAGCGCTTTACCTGACGGATCAAATCGGGCGCAGCGCGTTTCGCCAACGCCGAGCGCAGGACGAGCTGGAACTCCGGGCACGGAACGGCTGGTGGGCCGCCCCCAACGTGCGCTGGTTCGATTCCTACGTGCAGAATGTCAAGGATGCGGAAGACGCGCGTGTCGCGGTAGCAGCGCAGCCAGCTACCCGGCCGTTTCTCGAGGCGGCATTCCGCAATCGTTACGTCGATAGCGAATTGGGTCGAATGTATCTTTATGCCGGCCAGCTCGACAAGTCGCTGGAGTTGCTCCGCCGCGCTACGAAATCCTGTTCGTATGTTCGAGGGCTCTACGTCTTCCGCGCACACGCCCTCTACGGCGACGCGCTCGCACGGAGAGCTCGCCCGCGTGAAGCCTGTGAACATTACGCCTATGTCCTTCAGCGGTGGGGCCACGAGCCGGGCAGTCGCACGGCCCGTGATGCGACGGAATCGGCGCTCCGGCTCGGGTGTCGAGGTAGCACCGACACCGCACTTCGTCTCAGGCGATAGCCAGGAAACGAAAGGTGGACCGTCAGCTCGGACTTCGTCGTCGAGGGCGAATCGTACCGCGCGCGTATCCTCTGCACGCCATGCCGGACCGGCAGAGATGTATCAAGTATCAATCAAAACATACCGCCAGCGTTTTCTGGACAGCCCTCACCAACATGAAACGGACGGCTCCAATCGGAAGGCTCGTGCGGAGGCCAGGGTGGGTCGGAAAGGACGATCTTCCGAGAGCAACCGACCGATTCATGCGTGCGAAGGTGTCTATGATTCAACGAGCGCGCAGGGTTTACCCTTCTCTTGTCACTCGTTGAGCTCGAGCCGGCTCTCCAGTCGAGCATGTGAACACGGATTATGGTGTCCCTTTCTTCAGTCGCGTGGTGAACGGGATACGTCGAACCATCCGAATAGGAAATAGAGCGTCCCCCCGGAGGTAAGAAAGCCTAAGTGGTTTTGGGAGACGCTCGCCCGCACCTAAACGCAAGACACGGACCAGGCTGTACGCGGCCACGTTAAATTGACCCACGACGGCCACCAGAAATTGACCCACCCGGCGGAGCGAAGCGCGGGGGGGAGCAGTTTCGGCCAGGGAAAATTGACCCACCCCTGAAAGGGGTGGACAGGCGAGCGGGCGATGGAGTCGTCGTCCGGGGATGGTGCCGATGGACGTGGTGGCAGTGATTCGACACAAGGTGGCGAGCGAAGGGGTTCCGATTCGAGAAGTGGCGCGGGAGCTCGGATTGTCGCGAAACACGATTCGGCGATACGTGAGGGCCAACAAGATTCCGGTTCCAAGGCCAGAAAAACAGGTCCGACCAAGCCCGGTGCGCGACGAGGTGGCCACGGCGGCCGCGGCTATCTGGCGAGCGCGCCGATCCTTTACGGCGGGCAAACAGCGGCTGACGGCCAAGCGGCTGTGGGAGCTATTGCGTGAAAACGGGCACACGGCGAGCGAGCGCACCGTGCGGCGATTGGTGGCCGAATTCCGGAGCGGTGAGCGTGAGGTGACTGTTCCCCTGGTGTACACGCCGGGCGAGCTCGCACAGGTGGATTTTTTCGAGGTGTGGGTCGAGCCCTCGGGGATTCGCCAGAAGGCGTGGATGTTCGTGATGCGCTTGATGCACTCAGGGCGCGACTTCGCCATGCTCTGCGCGCAACAAGACGCCACTTGGTTCTTAGCGGCTCACGTTGCGGCGTTTACCTACTTCGCGGGGGTGGTGGCCGCCGTGGCCTATGACAACTTGAGCGCTGCCGTGGCCAAGATCCTCGTTGGGGCGCCACGGCTGCTTCGGCCCCGATTTGCCGCGCTTTGCGCCCACTACGCCTTCGAGCCACGTTTTTGCCGCCCCGGCGAAGGCCACGACAAGGGAGGAGTCGAGCGCCGCGGAGGACACGTACGTCGCCAGCATTTGGTGCCCATTCCGCGCGGTGAATCACTTGCCGCCATGACCACGGCTTTGCAAGCACGCCTCGATGCTCAGCATTCGCGCAATCCGATGTACGTCGAGGCCTGGGCCCGCGAGCGCAGCGCGCTGCGGCCTCTCCCAGCGCCTTTTGACGGCCGCCAGGTGCGCACCGTGCAGCTTCGCCACCACGCCAGCTACCTCGTCGCGGGCGCTCACTACTCGGTGCCCAGTCGGTGGTGCGGTCAGATGGTCGACCTATTCCTAGGCATCGACACCGTCACCTTCGCCAAAGGCGACGAGACCATCTGCCATCCTCGCGTGGCCTTCGGTGGCCGAAGTATCGACTATCGGCATTTGTTACTGCCACTATCGCGCAAGCCACAAGCTCTGCGCCAGGTCGCTCACGAGTTGGTGGCACAATTCGGCTCACCATGGCCCGAGCTCTGGGAGACGCTTTGCAATCGGTATTCGCCCGACCTGATCGAAGCTGCACGAAGACTGGCTCCGTGGTTGGAGCGCGCTGACCGCGAGGGAGTCGGTCGGGTCAAGCGAGCCATCATCACCGCCCTTGCGTGCGGTACGCTGGTGCCCTTTCTGCAACGCACAAGGCGCACCGAAACCCTCGCCGCTGTCCCGCTGGCATTATCGGAATACGCGGTCGAGACGCCCGACCTATCGCGCTACGACGTGCTTCTCGAGAGGGCATCGGCATGAGCACCGACAACGTGCTCTTGGCCGCCGTACGCGCCCATACGCGCGTACTCAAGCTGCCGACCGTCGCACGAGAGTGCGAAACGCTGGGACGTCAATCGCTGGCCGAAGGCTGGTCACCGTTGCAGTACTTGCGGGCGTTGCTCGACGCCGAGCTCGCAGTCCGCGCCGAGCACGCGATTGGGCGCCGCATGCGAGCGGCTCGTCTGCCCGTGCACAAAACGATGTCGCAATTCGATTGGCGGAGGCCACACGGTCTCGAACGCGCCCGCGTCGAAGACTTGGCTCGTGGTGCCTGGATTCCGACGGCGCGCAACATCGTGATCTTGGGCCCCGTGGGCACCGGAAAAACGCACTTGGCCATCGCGCTCGCCATCGAGGCCATCAAGCGCGGCCACCACGTGCTCTTTTACCGCGCCTCCGACTTGGTCCGGGCACTGACCGAGGCCCGGGATGCACGCGCTCTTTCTCGCCTGCAAGAGCGACTGCGAAGGGTTTCACTCTTGGTGGTGGACGAACTTGGCTTTGTACCGTTTGAAAAAGCCGGCGGAGAGCTGCTCTTCGACGTCTTGTCCACCCGGCACGAACGGTGCGCAACGGTGATCACATCGAATCTGGCTTTTAGTGAATGGAACCGGGTCTTCGTCGACGACAAGCTGACGGCCGCACTCCTGGACCGTCTGGCCCAGCATGCGGAGGTCCTCGTCACTCGCGGTCCGGGAGACCGTGTCCCGGCCGCGGCCACCAAAAAGACAGATTCAAGATCTGACGAGAGCAAACCCAAAGCGACCCAGGAGGTGCCGGCGCTCACGCGGTGAGTGCCCCCCATCGCGGCGGGGTGGGTCAGTTTTTGATGGCCGAGATGGGTCAGTTTTCGGTGGCCGTTGACACAGGCTCCGGCAATTCGTCCTTTCGGAAGATTCCGGCCACCTCCCCGCATCCCCCGCCGCCGGACAGCGACCAACGGAGGCGATTCCCCCGCTCCTCCTTCGCCCCACCGGGAAAATATCCTCACGGGGTCGAGAAATGCACCTTTTCCGGGCCGTCGACCGCTGCGGAAAATATCCCGGCGCGCTCGTCCCGCCGCCACCCGCACTCAGCTACCGCTCCGCCGCTTATTGAATGTCGTCCGATCGATTCCCAAAAGAGCGGCCGCGCGCGTCTTGTTGCCGGCGCATCGAAGTAATGCGCTCTCGCGGTTCTTCGCCTGCAGCAGCTCCTCGTTCATCGGCAATTCTACGAGCATCGCCGCGTCCTGAACCGGCGCGAGCGCCACTTTCGCGACGGCGCGAATTTCGAGGGGGAAGTCGGTCGCATCCAGCATCGGCTTTTCGCCCAGGACCATGGCGTGCTCGATGACATTGCGGAGCTCCCGCACGTTTCCGGGCCACGGATAGCGCTGGATCACGTCGAGTGCTTCGGGTGAGAAGCCATCCACGCGCCGGCCGCTGCTCGCGGCCATATCGTGCAGCAGCTGCTGGGCGAGCGTCACCACGTCTTCTCCGCGCTCGCGCAGCGGGGGGACGACCCGCTTGATCACCGACAATCGAAAGAACAAGTCGCTCCGGAACGTCCCCTCGGAGACCATTCCCGCCAAGTCTCGGTTCGTCGCCGCGAGGATCCGCGCGCGCAAAGGGAGCGAGCGGTTCGACCCGAGACGTTCGAATCGCTTCTCCTCGACCACCCGCAGCAGCTTGGCTTGGCTCGCCAGCGGCAGCTCGCCGATTTCGTCCAACAACACGGTGCCGCGTCCGGCCGACTCGAAGATGCCCGGCTGCGCCGTGACGGCGCCCGTGAACGCGCCTCGCTCGTGGCCGAAGAGCTCGCGCTCGATCAAATTCTCCGGGATCGATGCGCAATTGATGACCCGGAGCGGCTCCTTCTTGCGGGGCCCCGACTCGTGAAGCAATCGCGCCACGAACGTCTTGCCCACCCCCGTCTCGCCCGTCAAAAGGACAATCGCGTCGCTGGTGGCGAGCCGGGGGATCACGCGAATGAGCTCGTTCGCGGCCGCCGACGTCCCCAGAAATGCGCGCGCGCTGCCGACGGCCTGCTGCCGAAACGCCTCGTTTTCCTGCTTCATGGTGAGCATGGCCGAGAGCTGCGCCAGGCGGGAGCCGCAAAGGGCGGCCGCGAGCAACACGAGGCGCCGGATGGAGTCGGTGATTCGGCCGGGATCGCGCTTGGTCGTGAAGGCAAGCCACCCCGATGGCGATCCCGGCGCCACGACGAGCAAGCGCGTGCCACCATGAGGCGCCATCCTCTCCACGACCGGTCCGGCGGACTTCATCGTCTCGTGCTCCTCTCCGGCGGGGGCGATTTCGACCGTGTCGCACGCCGCGTGCGCGTTCGCCCAGGTGGCGAGGACCTTTTCGATGGAGTCGAGGTCGGCCGTCTCCATCAAGGCTTCGTTGAGCGCAAAGACGGCGGAGAGCGCGCGGACGTCGGCGGCGGGGCCGCTCAGCAACGAGTGCGCGGCCGTGGTCGCGCTCTCGGATCGCACGAGGAGGTCGGAATTGGTCCGCGGTTCTGCGGCGGTGACGAAGAGGATCGTGTTGCCCACCAAGAACGATTCGCCGATGGCGACGCGCGCGTCGCGTACCTCGCGGCCTGCGCGCACGAGCGGTGCAGCGCCGTCGCACACTTGGAAGCAAACGCCCTCCCCCGCGGCGGCAACATGGAAGTGATGCCGGGAGACGGAGCGGTCGTCCAAGACCAGATCGGCGCCGCGTGCGCGGCCGACCATCTTCACGGCGTGGTCGACGATAAGCTCGGCTCCGACATTGACGCCTTGGGTGACGACGAGACGAACGAGCGATCGAGCCGTTGGAGCAGACACACTGAGACGATACGGGAAGGTTCTCACGCGAGTCTCGCCTCTCCATTTCGATCCATAGCGAAGATGTAGCTCCAACACCCCGGCTCCAACCGTCGCCGGCAAGACATCCGTGCTGCAAAGTCCTCGCCAGCATTCCAGCGCAGCACCGCGGCGCGATAGCCCCGAAGGCTCTCCCCTTGACTCCGTTGCGTGCCCTGGCATGTTCCGGGCGAGCATGCCGGTACGGCTCGACGAGTCCAACGCACACGCCGCTCTACGGCGCATCGGCACGTGGCTCCGCGGGCGATATCGCATCCGCCGCTTGATCGGTATTGGCGGTATGTCTGCCGTTTACGCGGGAGTCCATCGCAACGGACATCCCGTCGCCATCAAGATCCTGCACGAGCGACTCTCGGCGGATCCCGTGGTCGAGCGCCTTTTCCGGCGGGAGGCGCTCGTGGCGAATACCATCCAGCACCCGGGCGTGGTCCCCGTCACGGATGATGACGTGGCCGAGGATGGCTCCACGTTCCTCGTCATGCCGCTGCTTTCGGGTGAGAACTTGCGCACCCGCGCCGCCCGAAGGGGCATGATCTTGCCGCTCGAGGAGGTCCTCGTGGTCGCGCATGCGCTGCTCGATGTTTTGCAGTCGGCGCACGCGGCCAGGATCGTCCACCGCGATATCAAACCCGATAACGTCTTCATGACCGAGGACGGCGAGGTTCGCGTCCTGGATTTCGGCATTGCTCGCTTCTTCGAGGCCAACGAGGCGGCGTCGGTCACGCGCTCGGGTCGTGCCATGGGCACGCCGGCCTTCATGGCGCCCGAGCAGGCCCTGGGGCGGACCCGCGAGATCGACGGGCAAACGGATCTTTGGGCGGTCGGCGCCACCATGTTTACGCTCCTCTCCGGGCGCTATGTTCATCCGGCCGAGTCCACCAACGAAATGCTCGTCTTTGCGGCGACGCGACCGCCCATACCGCTCTCCGAGGTCGCGCCGCACGTTCCAAAAGACATTTGCGATGTCGTGGACCGCGCGCTGTCCTTCGATAAGACGAGGCGATGGCCGGGCGCGGGATCGATGAACGAGGCCCTGCGCGCGGCCTGCGCGTCGGCGCTCGGCAAAGCGCTCTCCGACTTGCCGATCCCCGCGGCCCCGGGCTCGCCGGCGACCGAGCCACACAATGATGCGACCACGGTTCCTCCCACCCCGCGCGCGCTCCTCACCGCCGATACGATATCGCCCTCGGCAACGCGGCGTCCGGCGGTAGGCCGGCGGCGCGCGGCGTTCTTGGCGCTCGTTTTCGCCTTCGCCATGGGCGCCGTGGCCTACGTTCGCGTGCGCGGCCGGGTGTCGGCCGATCCCCCGGTGACGGCGGACACCTCCCTTCCGACCTCCGATTCTTCTCACAATACCGAGGCGCAAGCGCTGCTCGAGGCGGGCCTTCAACTCTGGAAAGACGCCTCGAGCGCCGCCGCGCGGGCCAAATTCGCCGAGGCTGCGCAGCGCGATCCGGGGCTCGCCGCGGCCCACCTCTTCTTCGCCGCGACGTTCGAGTGGCCCGAGCCGGCGGCGCGCACGCACTTCGCGGAGGCGCGCTCGCTCCGCAGCCGCCTGTCATCCATGCAGACCATGCTGCTGGAGGCGCTGGAGCCCACGATCGAGGAACCGCCCAATTACGGCTTGGCGACGCGCCGACTGGAGGCGTTGACGGAGCAGTTCCCGAACGAAGACACCGGGTGGATCGCTCGGGCGGCGAGCGCCATTCACCTCCGCGAGCCGGAGCGGTTCCATGCCATGGAAGACCGTGTTCCAGGCGCCATGGCGTCTTGGTTGCGCGCCCGCGCCGAGCTTCAGCAGGACGACTTGGCGGCCGCCCGCAAATCCTTGGAGGCATGCGTCGCCGCGGCGCCGCAAGGTGCGGTCGATTGCCTCGTAGCGCGCGCAAAGCTCGAGGCCAACGAGGGCGCCTGCGACGACTCGGCGCTGGCCGCGCGCCGGCTCATCGCGATCGATCACAACTCACCCGACGGATATACGTACCTCGCGCGGGCCGAGTTCGGGCGCAGCCATCGCACGAGCGCCGTGCGGGCGATCCTCGAGGAGAAGTGGGCGCGGTCGCCCCAAGCGGATCGCGCGCTCGATCGCTACGGCGATGAGTTCTTCCTGGCGGTGCTCGACGGTGAATTCGATCGCGCGTACGCCGCCCTCGATGGTTGGGACAAGGCGGT contains these protein-coding regions:
- the istA gene encoding IS21 family transposase codes for the protein MSERVSMRKVREVLRLKFECGRSHAEIAASVAIGETTVGDYLARARAAGLAWAEARLLSDAEVEGRLFHDGGRNEPPSRVPIDFAWVHRELSRPAVTLQTLWVEYRDGAMGQAPLKAYEYSRFCALYAQWKKKLSVVMRQVHRAGEKMFIDYSGRKPHVVHPSTGEVYEVELFVAVLGASNYTYAEATRTQKVADFVGSTIRAFEYFGCVPEVVVPDQLRSAVSGPDRYEPDINPTYLEMAQHYGVTVIPARPRKPRDKAKVEGGVLIAQRWILAALRNRTFFSPGELNVAVRELLEQLNKRPFQKLEGCRHSAFETIDKPAMRPLPAHRYQIAKWRKVKVNIDYCVDYEHRLYSVPYTMVGAEVEIRATATSVEILHQSERVASHVRSYGPKGTAVICDEHRPREHRDYGKWPPERVVAWAESIGDQVGEFARRALGQRTHPETGYRTCLGVIRLADRYGKARVNAACARALSIGSPTCKSVTAILKNGLDRAPRVEPPTRAPIAHEHIRGASYFDTEDERDPGRNDSEARRDEAARDGTDGARDARVSPDGTPLH
- a CDS encoding sigma 54-interacting transcriptional regulator, coding for MRTFPYRLSVSAPTARSLVRLVVTQGVNVGAELIVDHAVKMVGRARGADLVLDDRSVSRHHFHVAAAGEGVCFQVCDGAAPLVRAGREVRDARVAIGESFLVGNTILFVTAAEPRTNSDLLVRSESATTAAHSLLSGPAADVRALSAVFALNEALMETADLDSIEKVLATWANAHAACDTVEIAPAGEEHETMKSAGPVVERMAPHGGTRLLVVAPGSPSGWLAFTTKRDPGRITDSIRRLVLLAAALCGSRLAQLSAMLTMKQENEAFRQQAVGSARAFLGTSAAANELIRVIPRLATSDAIVLLTGETGVGKTFVARLLHESGPRKKEPLRVINCASIPENLIERELFGHERGAFTGAVTAQPGIFESAGRGTVLLDEIGELPLASQAKLLRVVEEKRFERLGSNRSLPLRARILAATNRDLAGMVSEGTFRSDLFFRLSVIKRVVPPLRERGEDVVTLAQQLLHDMAASSGRRVDGFSPEALDVIQRYPWPGNVRELRNVIEHAMVLGEKPMLDATDFPLEIRAVAKVALAPVQDAAMLVELPMNEELLQAKNRESALLRCAGNKTRAAALLGIDRTTFNKRRSGS
- a CDS encoding serine/threonine protein kinase, translating into MSAVYAGVHRNGHPVAIKILHERLSADPVVERLFRREALVANTIQHPGVVPVTDDDVAEDGSTFLVMPLLSGENLRTRAARRGMILPLEEVLVVAHALLDVLQSAHAARIVHRDIKPDNVFMTEDGEVRVLDFGIARFFEANEAASVTRSGRAMGTPAFMAPEQALGRTREIDGQTDLWAVGATMFTLLSGRYVHPAESTNEMLVFAATRPPIPLSEVAPHVPKDICDVVDRALSFDKTRRWPGAGSMNEALRAACASALGKALSDLPIPAAPGSPATEPHNDATTVPPTPRALLTADTISPSATRRPAVGRRRAAFLALVFAFAMGAVAYVRVRGRVSADPPVTADTSLPTSDSSHNTEAQALLEAGLQLWKDASSAAARAKFAEAAQRDPGLAAAHLFFAATFEWPEPAARTHFAEARSLRSRLSSMQTMLLEALEPTIEEPPNYGLATRRLEALTEQFPNEDTGWIARAASAIHLREPERFHAMEDRVPGAMASWLRARAELQQDDLAAARKSLEACVAAAPQGAVDCLVARAKLEANEGACDDSALAARRLIAIDHNSPDGYTYLARAEFGRSHRTSAVRAILEEKWARSPQADRALDRYGDEFFLAVLDGEFDRAYAALDGWDKAVAASADGLERARPLIARFELDLELGRTEEAQRGARAFIEASQTWLPSAQHNQAVETTVALYRTGLIDRDEMLRRRARDEEGLIARGGYIAAPGTRWYVAYVEYVVTAEDAKLAVAHQPPVHPIYPAELREVNMDLSLGRMYLYAGQLELARTELRRGTRSCLFRKSMGRLQAHALYGDALAKAGRAREACDEYRVVLERWGGEPRSITARAARAASLRLGCAAAAAPNASTPRPDPPERP
- the istB gene encoding IS21-like element helper ATPase IstB, with protein sequence MSTDNVLLAAVRAHTRVLKLPTVARECETLGRQSLAEGWSPLQYLRALLDAELAVRAEHAIGRRMRAARLPVHKTMSQFDWRRPHGLERARVEDLARGAWIPTARNIVILGPVGTGKTHLAIALAIEAIKRGHHVLFYRASDLVRALTEARDARALSRLQERLRRVSLLVVDELGFVPFEKAGGELLFDVLSTRHERCATVITSNLAFSEWNRVFVDDKLTAALLDRLAQHAEVLVTRGPGDRVPAAATKKTDSRSDESKPKATQEVPALTR
- the istA gene encoding IS21 family transposase — translated: MVPMDVVAVIRHKVASEGVPIREVARELGLSRNTIRRYVRANKIPVPRPEKQVRPSPVRDEVATAAAAIWRARRSFTAGKQRLTAKRLWELLRENGHTASERTVRRLVAEFRSGEREVTVPLVYTPGELAQVDFFEVWVEPSGIRQKAWMFVMRLMHSGRDFAMLCAQQDATWFLAAHVAAFTYFAGVVAAVAYDNLSAAVAKILVGAPRLLRPRFAALCAHYAFEPRFCRPGEGHDKGGVERRGGHVRRQHLVPIPRGESLAAMTTALQARLDAQHSRNPMYVEAWARERSALRPLPAPFDGRQVRTVQLRHHASYLVAGAHYSVPSRWCGQMVDLFLGIDTVTFAKGDETICHPRVAFGGRSIDYRHLLLPLSRKPQALRQVAHELVAQFGSPWPELWETLCNRYSPDLIEAARRLAPWLERADREGVGRVKRAIITALACGTLVPFLQRTRRTETLAAVPLALSEYAVETPDLSRYDVLLERASA